The Nitriliruptor alkaliphilus DSM 45188 genome includes a region encoding these proteins:
- a CDS encoding DUF2332 domain-containing protein — MAGGANDGRGRTPSSQEVVGHIEAGPDGTRGAAVAPPVEQPELLTAWQLISQARGCQVMGSPLYAHLLMTAAQDVVSGGPVADLLVPRARPDRGDAAGLRLMAAVHRLVLTRRAPRLAMHYPSVGGSPDLVSAGADFLEAVAEHGEDLARDVERPCQTNEVGRAAGLVVGLLEVAGTTGLPLALHEVGAAAGLNLRMDAWRYELPGGLVTGDPDGEVVLSGRWRGPLPHADAPLRVVDRRGCDLLPIDPTTPDGRLALSASVWADQPHRFERLGAALRTAARIPAVVDRATTSVWVREHVAPTPGHATVLYHSIVEEYLPTEELTAFHEAVEEAATTATEDAPLAWIRMEPSSELRHHSVSLRLWPHAPDLRHLATTGAHGDDVVPL; from the coding sequence AGGTCGTCGGCCACATCGAGGCCGGCCCGGACGGCACCCGCGGCGCGGCGGTCGCCCCACCGGTCGAGCAGCCCGAGCTCCTGACCGCCTGGCAGCTGATCTCCCAAGCTCGCGGGTGTCAGGTCATGGGCTCGCCGCTGTACGCCCACCTGCTGATGACCGCCGCGCAGGACGTGGTCAGCGGCGGCCCGGTCGCGGACCTGCTCGTCCCGCGGGCGCGACCGGATCGCGGCGACGCAGCCGGACTGCGCCTGATGGCAGCGGTCCACCGGCTCGTGTTGACCCGGCGCGCACCCCGTCTGGCGATGCACTACCCGAGCGTCGGCGGGTCGCCCGACCTCGTGTCCGCCGGCGCCGACTTCCTCGAGGCGGTCGCCGAGCACGGCGAGGATCTCGCCCGGGACGTCGAACGGCCGTGCCAGACCAACGAGGTGGGCCGTGCCGCCGGGCTCGTCGTCGGCCTGCTCGAGGTGGCGGGGACGACGGGGTTGCCGCTCGCGCTGCACGAGGTCGGGGCGGCCGCCGGCCTGAACCTGCGCATGGACGCCTGGCGCTACGAACTGCCCGGCGGCCTCGTCACGGGTGACCCGGACGGTGAGGTGGTCCTGTCGGGGCGCTGGCGTGGACCACTCCCCCACGCCGATGCCCCGCTCCGTGTCGTGGACCGTCGCGGGTGCGACCTGCTGCCGATCGACCCGACCACCCCCGACGGCCGGCTGGCGCTGTCCGCTTCGGTGTGGGCCGACCAGCCGCACCGGTTCGAGCGGCTCGGCGCCGCCCTCCGGACGGCGGCACGCATCCCCGCCGTGGTCGACCGAGCGACCACGTCGGTCTGGGTCCGCGAGCACGTCGCCCCCACCCCGGGGCACGCGACGGTCCTCTACCACTCGATCGTCGAGGAGTACCTGCCGACCGAGGAACTGACGGCGTTCCACGAGGCGGTCGAGGAGGCGGCAACCACGGCGACCGAGGACGCACCGCTCGCCTGGATCCGGATGGAACCGTCCAGCGAACTCCGCCACCACAGCGTCAGCCTGCGCCTGTGGCCCCACGCACCGGACCTGCGCCACCTCGCCACGACCGGCGCGCACGGCGACGACGTCGTCCCCCTCTGA